A single region of the Prevotella sp. HUN102 genome encodes:
- a CDS encoding FtsX-like permease family protein, translated as MNFPFYIARRYLLSKKSTHAINVISLISVIGVAVATMALVVVLSGFNGFSDLFASFFTNFDPQLKIEATKGKAAAADDPILEKIKSLPSVAVATKCVSDQAMATYNGKQLMVTVKGVEDNFDSLTNISNILYGDGDFRLHIANLEYGIVGIGVAESLGTTVEWRDYLRIYAPQRKGQYDMSNPTNAFVADSLISPGVIFQVKNNKYANHIITSIGFARRIFNRQGEITSLELRLKAGEDIEKTKKQIQELAGDAFTVKDRYEQQADTFNIMRIEKLFAYVFLTFILMVACFNIIGSLSMLMIDKKEDIQTLRNLGATDKQINQIFLFEGRMISAFGAFIGIAVGLLLCWLQQVYGIVRLGDQAGNFVVNAYPISVHPWDIVAIFLTVIVIGWLAVWYPVRYMSRKLTK; from the coding sequence CCATCAATGTGATCAGTCTGATTTCAGTGATAGGCGTTGCCGTGGCTACGATGGCACTGGTGGTTGTGCTGAGTGGCTTCAACGGTTTCTCGGATCTCTTTGCCTCGTTCTTTACCAACTTCGATCCACAGCTGAAGATAGAAGCAACGAAGGGAAAGGCAGCAGCGGCCGACGACCCGATTCTGGAGAAAATCAAGTCGCTGCCATCCGTAGCCGTTGCCACGAAGTGTGTCTCCGATCAGGCTATGGCTACCTACAACGGCAAGCAACTGATGGTTACGGTAAAGGGAGTGGAAGACAACTTCGATTCGCTTACCAACATCAGCAACATTCTCTATGGCGACGGCGATTTCAGGCTCCACATTGCCAATCTTGAATACGGCATCGTCGGCATTGGCGTGGCAGAATCGCTCGGAACCACTGTTGAATGGCGCGACTATCTGCGCATCTACGCGCCACAGCGCAAGGGGCAATACGATATGTCGAACCCGACGAATGCCTTCGTGGCAGACTCTTTGATTTCGCCGGGTGTGATATTTCAGGTAAAAAACAACAAATACGCAAACCACATCATCACTTCCATCGGGTTTGCCCGGAGAATCTTCAACCGTCAGGGCGAGATAACCTCGCTCGAACTTCGCCTGAAAGCAGGGGAAGACATAGAAAAGACGAAGAAACAGATACAGGAATTGGCAGGCGATGCGTTTACAGTAAAGGACAGATACGAACAACAGGCCGACACTTTCAACATTATGCGCATTGAAAAGCTCTTTGCCTACGTATTTCTTACCTTTATATTAATGGTGGCGTGCTTCAATATCATCGGTTCGCTCTCAATGTTGATGATCGACAAGAAGGAAGACATACAGACTTTGCGCAATCTCGGTGCAACGGACAAGCAGATTAATCAGATATTTCTCTTTGAGGGGCGTATGATTTCTGCCTTCGGTGCATTCATCGGAATCGCCGTCGGACTGCTCCTGTGCTGGCTTCAGCAGGTTTACGGAATTGTCCGGCTCGGCGATCAGGCGGGAAACTTCGTTGTAAACGCCTACCCTATCAGTGTGCATCCGTGGGACATCGTTGCCATTTTCCTTACCGTGATTGTCATCGGATGGCTCGCCGTGTGGTATCCTGTGAGATATATGAGCCGAAAACTCACAAAATAG
- a CDS encoding BlaI/MecI/CopY family transcriptional regulator, which yields MEKLTKQEEEVMLLIWKLESCTVKQVLELIPEPKPPYTTLASTINNLKRKGYLNAEQKGVTYIFTPNIRQSEYKKEFMTSFVGDYFKNSFREMVSFFAKEQKITPEELKDIIREIEK from the coding sequence ATGGAGAAATTAACGAAACAGGAAGAGGAAGTAATGCTGCTCATCTGGAAGCTGGAATCCTGCACAGTGAAGCAGGTTTTGGAACTGATACCCGAGCCAAAACCACCCTACACAACGCTCGCCTCTACCATAAACAACCTGAAACGGAAGGGATACCTCAACGCCGAACAGAAAGGAGTTACCTATATTTTCACACCGAACATCAGGCAGAGCGAATACAAAAAGGAATTTATGACGAGCTTCGTGGGCGACTATTTCAAAAATTCGTTTCGCGAAATGGTGTCATTCTTCGCAAAGGAGCAGAAGATTACGCCCGAAGAACTGAAGGACATCATCAGAGAAATAGAGAAATAA